One segment of Lutra lutra chromosome 12, mLutLut1.2, whole genome shotgun sequence DNA contains the following:
- the RHOF gene encoding rho-related GTP-binding protein RhoF yields MDAPGAPGPNAGPGKKELKIVIVGDGGCGKTSLLMVYSQGSFPEDYAPSVFEKYTASVTVGSKEVTLNLYDTAGQEDYDRLRPLSYQNTHLVLICYDVMNPTSYDNVLIKWFPEVTHFCRGTPMVLIGCKTDLRKDKEQLRKLRAAQLEPITYMQGQSACEQIRAALYLECSAKFRENVEDVFRAAAKVALNALKKAQRQKRPLCLLL; encoded by the exons ATGGATGCCCCCGGGGCCCCGGGCCCGAATGCGGGCCCGGGCAAGAAGGAGCTGAAGATCGTAATCGTGGGTGACGGCGGCTGCGGCAAGACATCACTGCTTATGGTGTACAGCCAGGGCTCCTTCCCTGAG GACTACGCCCCATCCGTGTTCGAGAAGTACACGGCCAGCGTGACTGTAGGCAGCAAGGAGGTGACCCTGAACCTATACGATACCGCCG GGCAGGAAGATTATGACCGGCTTCGGCCCCTGTCCTATCAGAATACCCACCTCGTGCTCATCTGCTATGATGTCATGAACCCCACCAGCTATGACAATGTCCTCATCAAG TGGTTCCCTGAGGTGACACATTTCTGCCGTGGGACCCCCATGGTGCTCATTGGCTGCAAGACAGACCTGCGGAAAGACAAGGAGCAGCTTCGGAAGCTCCGGGCGGCCCAGCTGGAGCCCATCACCTATATGCAG ggccagaGCGCCTGCGAACAGATCCGAGCCGCCCTCTACCTGGAATGTTCTGCCAAGTTTCGGGAGAATGTGGAAGATGTCTTCCGAGCTGCGGCCAAGGTTGCCCTCAATGCGCTGAAGAAAGCACAACGGCAGAAACGCCCGTTGTGCCTGCTGCTCTGA